The Lates calcarifer isolate ASB-BC8 linkage group LG7_2, TLL_Latcal_v3, whole genome shotgun sequence DNA window TCATCAAACAATCTGAAGGTTTCACCTTGTGCTTTAGGAAATTGTAATGCacagtttttacacttttgaaattttattgatcaaattaTCAGTATCATAAAAATTGCTGGCAGATTAATcgataaagaaaacaaacattagtgGCAGCCTGAGTCTGATTCTTTGGGTATCTGAAGTGACACTGGCAAATGAGACTTTGGGTATCATAACTGACTATTCACTAATCATATAGGGaaactgtcatcatcatcaaaaatgtttacagtgtgCATTTGACATGAGGTAACAACAAGTATCTTGTAAACTTAAACTAACCATCTAgccattgttttatttgtttttctcagtgtatAAAGAAATGTGTATTTCTAGGCTACTCTAACTGAATTGTAGATTTAGCATGTATTTGGTCCCTCTCACTTTTTTTATTGCACCACTAGTAGTGACTGAAGATGAGGAACATGAGGCACTGgcttgtttttcaaatgaaacatgCACTGTCACTCCTGTCTCCCTGCAGTGTGACACAGAGGCACCCAGAGGAGCTGACCAATGTGGTAAAGAGCGGTATAGTGGCTGCACTGGCAGGTTTGATCTACGGAGGCCTGCCAGCTGCACGCCACGCCAGGCAGAGGTACATCCAAATCAGCCAGGCAGAAATCTATACAAGTCGTGTGGATGCAGTGGTAAGTAGAAAtctgtattctgtgtgtgtctgcatgtctgtgttgaATATCTGAATACTAGGAGAGGATTCAGGAAACATTAGAGAAAAAGATTTAACGACGTAGTTTACGGgtaaagtttcattttcataacaGTTTAACTTGTAACTTTAACCTGATGTGGTGATTTATAGaaaattatgtattattatatatataatagatTTAAAAGGGGTATAGATTATGATATAGCCTCATGAGATTAAACTGCAGCATTCTTATGGTACagtgtgtcttttgtgtttgaCTCAGCGCTCAGCCCATAATGCAGCTATCCGCGGGTTTGTGAGATACGGatggaggtggagctggagagTGGCTGCTTTTGTCACATTGTTCAAGTAAGCAGAAAGATGTAGACAGTGTGGGATGTTTACAAAGGAAAAACTAACTGGAGgattatcatatatatatatatatatatatatatattaatacataataatttTAATACATAATGTTTTTAACATGTCACAAGTACTACATGGTTGTCCTCAGCTTTTTCTGAATTCAGATTTGAACGTTGAaattttgtgcaaaaaaaaaaagttttcaattAAGTAACcatgaaacagctgaaatgaaatgttatgtAAAGGTTATGTAATTCATCTGACAGGAATGCTGTTAAAGGCCCTGTGGCCCTGTGAGCTAAGTGTTTAGCTCTGACAGCCATTAATCTGATACTGTAATGCTGCTGAGCAGAATATCATTAATATTTGAAGTCTTTATgatttatttgactgtttttatctgcagtgatcatcattttgaaatgtcCTTTTCAGTCTTTGCCTCATATGTctgtcccccccaccccctgtaGTTCAGTCAGCACAGGGCTGTCTGTGTACCGAGACAAGTATACCATCAGCCATTATGCTGCAGCTGGAGGTAAGTCACATGAGGCTTCAACAGGGCCCattaacctttttaaaaaaagatctttATTTAGAAAGTTGACTGAGTGTTCATGCTGTGTCACAACAAGACTGTTTCATTCCTCCACTGTGGAGGAACTCCTGTTActactgtgtgctgtgtgtctgtagttttACTGTATATAGGATTTATATAATGATTATTAATAACATAAGAAATTCCACTACAGACAACTTTTCACAGCAGTAAACTCGAAAAATGTACCCAGAAGCATAATCCATAATGGTTACAGTGCTGACCATGAACCACATAACTTCTATTATCAATgctcaataaaaacatatttagatTACTGCTGAAATTAGTTGTcagtgaaatgtaattttataaAGTGAGATTTGAAATGGGACAAACTAACAGTCTTTCTGCTTCTATAAAATACTTAATGGCAGTAAAGTTTCTGGCACTGACAGAAATCATGATTTTTACTATCCTTGTTTAGCCTGATGACAAATGGTTGTAAGACATACAGTAGACATGCCAGGACACTGACTCATGAAAGGTGCtgataaaagtgtgtgtgtgtgtgtgtgtgtgtgtgtgtgtgtgtgtgtgtgtgtgtgtgtgtgtgtgtgagagcagctgtCACTGGAGGGCTTTTCAGACTGAACCTGGGCCTGAGAGGGCTGGTGGCAGGCACGATCATCGGAGCAGTCCTGGGGTAAGGTTGGCTTCTGCATCTGCAAGCATCCACTCATATCCACTGATCATCTTAACAGTCCAACTCATTAACTTTGTACAGTAACTTCCCTAAAAGAAGAATTTAAATCTCCATTAAAGACCTGAGTTGTATTGTCAGGAGCTGCTGTGCATTGATGTTTTTTAACAGACATGCATGTTCGCTCGTGCGTGTCCACATTCGTGCCTCTGTGCTTGAGAGCAGTGAGTACTCTGGCAGCCAGCTGCACCCCTCCCAGCGACCCTCTGTCGCCCAGCtgaacccccccaccaccacctccaacTCTGTTCGTGGTGCCAGAGGGACTCATGTGCACCACAGAGGGCCATGTTTTGGGTACTAGAGCAAGAAGGCAGGCCAAGGCAGCAGCTGCCCCTCTTCATTTATACCATCTCTGTTATTCCAGCCTCTCATCTCCATCTACCATGGTCTGATCTGGACTTGTGCTTCACTCCGTCTCATTTCTCCTCAgcgctctcttctctctgtcccacTTTTTACTCATTTCTCTGGCCACTTTCAGCTGAGTGCACAGAGCCAGGAGCAGATTTGAATGTGATTGTATAATGGAGATTGAGTGTGAGGTGTTTGATGGTGTAACAGACTGGAGGGGCTGGTTTGGattgtctctgtgatcatcagcTCTGCGTTGGCTCGGCCCTAGTCTGTTCTCCTGTTGACTCTATACGAGCACTGccgcctcctcctgctctgcctctcACTGTCTGCCTCAGTGACCAGCCACCTGGAGCGTTTGATGTGTGCAAACAACCCCAGCCCCAGCTATGCCAGGTGCAGTCGGGGCAGAAGGGGGCGAAATGAAAGCAGGCAGCTAATCGGAAAGCACATCACGCTCCAGATCTCACCCCCACAATCATCTCCTCGTCCAGGCACGTGGTGGAGGTGTGACTGGAGGGTAGAGTAGGACTGGAGGTGCTGAAGATCATGGCATGACTTTGTTGGGAGGAAACTGGACACAAGCCTGTTACAGTtgtgtaaatgactgacagctTGGAAGGTTTATGTAACTAAAGTAGCTGGTGTAACAGAATGTGGATGTGACATCTGGGTTTGTTGCAAAACAGATTATGAAATAGAAGTGTTGTAGGAATGTATGACAAACCTAGTTACACCAGGGTTGATGTAGTAGGCAAAATACCCCCAGACTTGAATATTCTCACCACTATGTTCCATTCATTCTCTCTCCTGTTcgtctctctcacaaacacccCTCTGTTACTGCCATAAATCTCAAACTTGAGTTAATCAGTATTTCTTAGCCCACCCCAAGTATTTAGAGTTGTTTCCTCTCCCGAGAAATGGTTTGCTCCACTTGTAACTGCTACTCATCCTCTGAGACCAAGGCAGCCTTTACTTAACAGCACTTTTGCCAAAGTCATGCCTTCTTTATTTAGCAGGTTTTATATATGTGATGAAATTGCTTTTCTAGCTCTCAGGGAACTAAGCTTTACATACTGATCTTCTGATGATGTGGTCACTTTTGGTCTGTCTGATCAGATCCAGTTTCTTCAAACAGTTCCATGCTCTACTTCCTCAGAAACCTTTAGATGAACCATTTTTGAATGTTAGAATAACTATTTGATTTTCTCACTTTAACTCTGATGCCATTTTCCCAATGGCAATGGATACAGCTCCAGGACATCTTACCTTATGTACAAACAAGTTAACTTAGAGTTTTTCAATCTGGTCACAGAACTTTGGAACCCACTGTATGTTAATATTAATGATAAACTAATTCTGTTCAGGACTCCCACTGGTGCTTTGATCATTAGCATGCAGTCTCTGGCCGGAGAATCTGTccgtgacaggaggaggagagagcgcAGGGAAATTTATGAGCTTAAACTTGCAGAATGGTAAGAAAGATAAGAgaattttaataattttctttCACACTTTTGAAGGGTAACTCACCAAGCAATAGAAAGGaagtttctttttgttctgaTGTTCTTTTGTTAACCCATTACTCTCCTTACCCTTCATATCATAAGGACGGCACGTCTGCAGTTGACAGATGAGCTGATTGGAGATCTGAATGTCAGCTGTCAGCCAGAGGAAACCAGTAAGGACCTGCAGAGGATCCAGGAATTGCTCAGTTTACCACAGAATGAGGGTGTGGCTCAGGACTCAAGGAGCCAGTGACAGTAGTTGCCTTACTGCTGGCTTTCTGCTGGACACTGAGGTGGGACTTCACACAACTGTGGATAAATAGGTCACTTCTTTGCCTGGACTCTatcacacactttctctctgactgatTGGAAATGACTTCACATCAGAATCAAAAGACACTGTTGTACCTCTTAAACTACTGTCAAGGAGCCCCAGTGAGCCGCTCAGTGGCCATTAGGTAGCTGcaataggtgtgtgtgtgtgtgtgtgtatatgtgtatacacAGCTACTCAAACTGTGTAGCTTCTGATCAAGATACTGCAAAACAAATCCCCACCCTACAGAAAACATACTGTCATCACAATAATAAAGCTTTAACTGTACTCTATCTGAGACTCAGAATGATATTGATCCACTGTTTTTGAAACTTTGCCATTTCTATTATGATAAAACTGAGTGACACAActaatgtgattaaaaatcaaATTCCCAGCAACAACCTAATAAAACATCCCCAACTGAAAGAAACACTGTATCCTGTATTGACACACTGAGATCTAAATCATCTTAAACAatgttgtttcactgtgtgcAGATCTTCCTGTAACTGAAACTTTGTCAAGCTTTCAGAATCAGCCCCAGttcatatgaataaatgaaaattgGCTGTCCATTAAAACCTTATTTTAACTTAACTGTCAAGGTGAGATAGCTCATCACTTACACTGACCTGCCAAGACCCATCCTCACATGGTTAGTTACTGGAATCAGCACACATCATCTTTTGACACCAAACCAACAAATATCAATCCGTGTCTATGACAAAATGGTTTCTGTCTTTAATGTGTAGTGTGCTTTTGACTCTGCCTCTTGGGCTTTTCAGCAACTAGGTCAAACATAACCTTGGCCCCTGGTGTAAACAAGATGtgacacagcaacagctgcGGCCTGGGTTGCAGCAGTGACTGCTGACGTGCAGATGGACAACCAATAGAAACACACTGAGGACACACGGTTCAGGTAAAGAATCTGATGAGAAATTAGTATCAGATTATGTTTATTTCCCCTGGAGTATGTTTTCAAGCTGTGAAGTATTGCAGGTAGACACTGTAGGTAAGGTGTAAAATTACAGTGTAACTGttactgtctgttttgtttgtgttcctgAGTTATTGAGACAGTTTTTCTGTCTGGATAACATCTGATAAACATCAAAACTAAACAAAGAGTGAGGAGCCACAACATTTGAATACAGAGAACAGATATTACATGCAAGTACCTACAAGTGCCAACATTTTCTCATTATCATTAATGATAGTTAAACCTTCACTAAAACTTTACAACCTTTTGGCTTAAATGGACACTGGTCTCAGCCCAGGTGCAGCACTGCTAAATGACCACTACAGAGAAACAATACAACCAAATGTAATGcgtaaaacattttttgaatgtaGTTTCACTGGCAGCTTGTAAAAGTGTCGGGTCCTGAGCCTGAGTGCTGTCAACGTCCTCTTAAAATCAGATAAATGCTGACTACTGTCAGAGCATCAACATAATGCACATAAATGGACTCTCTGACCCATCTACTGGTGACTTAATGGAACTGCAAATACACACTTAATAAACAAATCTAGTACGCAACAATAAATCTTTCTCTATGGCTTTTGAAACACTGCACAAGTGTTTTCATTAACAATATCTGACATGGCAGGAGTGAACACCTAATAATAAACccaatattatatatttatagcCAACACTTCCATATTTCGTCCATCTCTTGTGCTAAGTCCAGTCTCTTTTCCAAGCATTCTCAAACTGTTTTCATAGAGGAAATTAATTcaaatgaagaaaatgtgtgtgtatatgagtcAACCCTGTGTTGCCAAATATAAACTGATTCTGCATCAAAGACAGTTTAGTTGTATTTCACATATACAGGCATCATAGCTGTTCACACCAAGATTTGTGTTCAAAGTGTAACACAGTGTCATTGGCTGTGTGTATTACTGTGAGTTTTTCTGCAAGGTAATAAGAAGTATCATTAACCTAGGAAGACTTTAGACTGTAGACTTTGGCATTGTCCTTGGTGagaaacatccatccatccatccaagtCCAGGAATGTTGTTCCAAGCACCATAAATTGACTCTTAACCCAACAACTGGCTATTGATTACTATAGGTTTGTCAACATGAAGAAGCACAGAAGCACTTTGAAGGATTATGATGACAGCTGTTCATATTTCATATGATAGCAATTTGTCATAAGGCAGAAATAAACTACAGCAGCTTTGGTGAATTTCCGGCCATGTCATGTCACGCCCTCCATTATAATCCGCCACAGTATTTGAATTGTGTCTTAGTCGACATTTGAAATGTGAGAGGCCGTGCGACTGTAACAGTTCGCTGGTGTGGACTACTGATTCGATTTGGACCAGTTGTCTAAAGAACCTGAGTTTGGCCCGATTCCACGTGTTTGCACTCCCTGAAAATGGGCACGTGACGACCACTTTTGAGGATAGGCGGGGGGAAAACCAGTTGCGCAAATGCTGCCTTCATGTGCTGCTCGGAAACACGAGGTTGTGGAATATCGTGGATGTAGCTTGTTACCGGTGACTAATGGAAATCAAGTGATATAAATACACCTCATGCACAACAACCGAgtgattatttttactgaaaGATGAGATGTAACTGAAAGCAGTCCTCAGAAATATGTTCCAACTACACCTAAACATAATGCATTACAAAAtagatacaataaaaatatttttagctaATGATAGTAATAATACCGATTAAAATAACAGAATCTACTATCGCTATTATTGCCGAAATATATACCGCACctgtaatagtagtagtaacagTGGCACCAGTGGTACTAGTACACTGAAGTactaatagtaatgataattacaCTACACGTGTCATGCTTAAAACACCACACGTTTGAACAGTGCAGTATTATAATGTTGTAATATCCAAACGCTCGGGTTACTTAAAGTTCCTTTTTTCGAAACACATTGGTTGTAGCCTGTCAATAGCTAGAATCGATATCTCATAATCAATCATTAATCAATGGATGCCAAGCTGTCTGAAGTGTCTGTCATGATTCTGCGCTCCAGACGCCACATCCCATAGTGTCAGTCACACTTACTCTCACTTGACGACCGATCGTGTTTCCTAGTACTTACGATGTACTCAACAGCACCTCAAGACAGCTCAACACCGACTCTCATAGTGTAACAATGTTATTGGCGGAGTCTCAGCTTTCCATGTTATCTAACTGGACATGTAATGAATTTTATTGTGTCGGGGGGGTTACTGCTACATAGGGACATTCACGTCACAGTTAAAGCGGCGCTCAGTGCAGCGGGTGGTGAAACTTGGAAAAACCATGGAAATTACAAAGACCGACGGCAAGCGTAATCCCCTGGCAAGTGCCAAGTTTCTTTCAAGGGTCTTTTTGTGGTAAGTTATTACCGTTACGATATTGGATTTAGCCATATAGTCTGAATCTGAGTGAGGAGCGAGCTGATAGTGCGCTGGTACAAAATGATCCAACGAGGAACAGTCCGTGAATTGAGCAGATCCAGTGACCGAGTCagtcatatatactgtacatcattaTTCTGTTAGTGCAGCAAAACAAAGTTGGTCCAAAGTTTTAAAGCTGTTGGAATGGGGAGCTGGGGAGACGTGACACAATCGAAAGACTGATTCTTTTATAACATATTTACTTTTTGAACTTTAATTAGAGAAATTAATTTTCACAACTTCAGCACCAGTTGCAACAATACTATAAATACAAAGTCATTTTCTCAAGCAGTTCTAGTAGTTTAAaggaatttagattttttgatGCATTCTACAGATCATGTGTTTATACATGCATGTTTTAGCCACCACTGGACCTTGTAATAGTAAAATTCCTAGATTACCTATTGTGCTGGCAGTCAGTTGGACAGTCATTATGACTTTGAATGATCATAGAGCAAAGGCTTGTTTTCAGATTTACCTATTTGTCCCCACACTCAAAAATATCAAGGAGACATGGAGATGGCTGGATGCAATTCAGACTACATAGGGTGTTTTATGATACTGTGTGTGCTTAAGAGCAAACTGCACAACTTTAAGATGATGTTTTGCTCCTTCACTGCAAACACCTACAGTGTTGCCAAGTAGATAATTAGTGTTAGTATGCATGTTTACTCTCCACTAGACACAATAGCCATAAGAAATGTAATGCCTGCATTATTTAACCATCTGTTTCAGCTGGTTAACCCCGTTGCTGCACCACGGCAAAAAACGGAAGCTCGAGGAAAGTGACATGTACAGCATTCTTCCAGAGGATCGGTCTGAAATACTTGGAGAAGAGCTACAAAGGTATTGTATtattataaaatacataatattATTATCACACCACTCTCAAAAGCTGTTGGTtaagatgtgtttttgtaaccAGTTCCAGAAATAATGAGCACAGATatattttgtggtttgtttggttttttttacagaaaaagtgatgttttcattaaagTTGATGTAGACTGACAACTTCTAGAATCaagttaatgttgtttttttaattcagagGTGATTGCCATTCTCAGTCCTCAGCTTTTGGTTGAAAATTCACAAAATAATtgtcagaaataaaacattccCCTCTAATTAGACACACATATCATAAATTACCTGAACTAGTAATAAGAGTCTTGCTTTTAAGTCTTGTTCTGAACAAATATAATTCTTTTGGTTTTACATACAGTGTACTACAAAACTGAATACACAGCTGTGTAGTATCACTAAAAAGTTAGATGATTCAAGACTCTGTAATTTCACAgtaattgtattatttttaagttGAAGTGTCAGGGTGTTTGATCTCATATACAATTAAAAGCCAAAGGTTAGATAGACTGAACAATTCACTGCTTGACAGGTAAGTGCACTGACTTGACCCCAAGACTATCTATGGAAAGTGGTGTTTCAGTGACTGATCAGACAGTGTGAAggatacaaacaaaaaacaactgtattAAATGGACAGAATTTGTAATTAATGATTTTAACCAggggttttattttgtggtatACTGTAAGAGCCTAATCAAAGGAGTTATTGTTTCACAGTTACTATGTTCCAGTGCAGAGTGAATATGCTGTTATATGTTCTTTGTTGCAGATTTTGGGACCATGAAGTTAAAAAGGCCACAAAGGAGCTTCGCAAGCCGAAACTCACCAGAGTTCTTATTAGGTGCTATGGGAAGTCCTATGCAGCGGCTGggttgtttgtattttcactggTATGTTCTGACTACTTAATGTCTACTTAACATTTTGTCAGATCATTGTAATGGAATCATGAGATATAGGTATAGGTATTAAGGCATTAAGTGAGAGAGCAGAGATATGTTGATGTTATTTGtgaaaccaaaatgtttttctgtatctatacatacataaaaattTAAAGGGAGGCCTGATGAGACAGATTGTCTGGTGTACTTTGTTTGAGAGAAAACTATCAGGAagagttttttgtgtttgcttaGAAAAGGTCAAATGCAGTTCTCCCTGTGTCCAGCATCAGTAATGACCAGTGAGGGTGAAATTCAGGTTCCTGGCATGTCTTATTAtctaatgtgtattttttttgtcactgtcataaAGGAGGCCATTAAAGTGTTTCAGCCACTTCTTCTGGGGAAAATAATCATCTACTTCGAGAATTCTGACCAAGACGACCAGGGAAGTATCTGCATGGCCTATGGTTATGCTGCTGCAATATCCCTCTCCACCTTCGGACTGACTATCCTCCAACATCTCTACTACTACCATGTCGTGAGAATAGGCATGAAGATGCGAGTGGCTGATGTGTCACATGATCTACAGGAAGGTCAGTGAACATTCAGTGATTTTGCAGGTTTGCAGTCCAGATTCAGTCTCAGAAAAGTGAAATGTCTCTCATCAGGCTCTTGGTCTCAGCAGTGAATCCATGGGGCAAACCACCACTGGACAGATTGTGAACCTCCTTTCAAATGATGTCAACCGCTTTGATGAGGTGACACAAATTTCTGTTTAAACATATGGGTGGGATACAGGCTTTTAATTACTTGGTCGATCCGTTTTTGAGTCaatttaatttttcagtgtttattagGTGTtagctaaagagacagaaaatacacCTTTTGCTTAGTAAGGACTTCATAATTAAATAATGCCTGAAAAGACTACTTGCAACTG harbors:
- the timmdc1 gene encoding complex I assembly factor TIMMDC1, mitochondrial, giving the protein MHPEQPRTGLALQRRQADSAPWGTLSTGLLQGLIQSARPPSFCLLLPRVHAADVAAAQSAQMPSSSSSSSSSSSSSTSPPPAPISSPSIMPSNMGKPEFPDTGWDRIKDLFDRDVTQRHPEELTNVVKSGIVAALAGLIYGGLPAARHARQRYIQISQAEIYTSRVDAVRSAHNAAIRGFVRYGWRWSWRVAAFVTLFNSVSTGLSVYRDKYTISHYAAAGAVTGGLFRLNLGLRGLVAGTIIGAVLGTPTGALIISMQSLAGESVRDRRRRERREIYELKLAEWTARLQLTDELIGDLNVSCQPEETSKDLQRIQELLSLPQNEGVAQDSRSQ